The following nucleotide sequence is from Ferruginibacter lapsinanis.
GACCTGATTGACAAAGCGTGTGATGCTATCATCGCCAAATACAAAAAAACAATTTAACCTACAATACAAATTAGATAATGAGTAAGCCAAGCATTCCGCAAGGAACGAGAGATTTTGATGCAACAGTATTGCGTAAACGCAACTATATATTTTCTGCAATAAAAAATGTATTTGAAAAATATGCTTTTGAACCATTAGAAACGCCGGCAATGGAAAACCTGGATACATTGATGGGAAAATATGGCGAGGAGGGAGACAGATTGATCTTTAAAATTTTAAACAACGGATTAAGTGATCCTAAGAATATCGACAAAGCTAAAATTGGATTTGAAAAATTATTAGAAGGAAAAAGTTCCAATGAATTGACTGAAAGGGCTTTGAAATATGACCTTACTATCCCTTTTGCCAGATATGTGGCTATGAATATAGGGAAACTAACATTTCCGTATAAACGCTATCAGATACAACCTGTGTGGCGTGCAGACAGACCGCAGAAAGGTCGCTACAGAGAGTTTACACAATGTGATGCGGATATTGTAGGTAGTCATTCTCTTTTGATAGAAGTAGAATTGGCAAATATTTATCACGAGGCATTTGTACAACTTGGTATTAAAAACTACGAACTTAAGATCAATAGCAGAAAAATCCTATCTGCTTTAGCAAAACTTTGTGGCGGGGCCGATAAAATGACTGATATCACAGTTGCTATTGACAAGATCGATAAGATTGGTATTGATAAAGTAAAGATAGAATTGTCTGAGAGAGGGCTTACTCAGGAGCAGATCGACACTGTTGAAAAATACCTGAACATATCCGGAAGCAATGATGAAAAAATAGCACAAGCAATTGCATTATTTGGCGACAGTGCCGAAGCTAACAGAGGGCTGGAAGAAATAACCAACGTAGTAAAAAAAGCAACGGATGCGAATATTACAGTAGATTTCTCTTTGGCCAGAGGTCTCAACTACTATACTGGAATCATTTTTGAAGCCAAAGCTCCGGCAGAGGTATCGATAGGCAGTATCGGTGGTGGAGGAAGATATGATGACCTTACCAGCCTTTTTGGTGTAAAAGAAAGTATGCCGGGTGTGGGTATCAGTTTTGGTGTTGACAGAATTTATGATGTGATGGAAGAGCTGAATCTTTTCCCTGAAAACATAGGAAAATCTGTAAAAGCTATATTTTTTAACATGGGCGAACAGGAGGCCAATTTTTCGTTCGGCATCATGCAACAACTTCGTAGTAAAGGCATTGCATGTGAACTTTTTTATGAATCTGCAAAGATCAGTAAGCAATTCAGCTATGCGGAAAAGAAAAATATTGAATACGCTGTCATTATCGGAAGTAAAGAAATTGAACAAAATTACTGCCAGGTTAAACAACTGGCTACTGGTGTTCAGGAGCTGGTAATATTGGATAACCTATTTGACTATTTGAGTACTAAATAAATAACAAGCGGTAACGTTCGTATCTTTGCAATAACATGAAAACAGCAGTTAAGCCCAACATTCGTCACTTCTCACTTCCCGAACTGAAAGAATATTTTGAAAAAATGGGAGATAAGAAATTCAGAGCCATTCAGGTATATGATTGGTTGTGGAAAGTGAATGTGCAGAGTTTTGATGAAATGACCAACCTTTCTAAAGAACTAAGACTAACATTAGCTGAAAAATTCACCCTTACTCCATTAAAAGTAAATGCAACTCAATTCAGTAGCGATGGCACTATTAAATCAAGGTTCATAACCGTAGATGGTCATATGATCGAAGGTGTTTTAATTCCAACTGAAAAAAGAAATACAGCTTGTATCTCTTCACAGATCGGTTGCAGTCTATCCTGTAAGTTTTGTGCTACCGGAAAAATGGAACGAAAAAGAAACCTTGATTTTGATGAGATCTACAGCCAGGTAACATTGATCAATCAGCAGTCGGAAAAAACTTTTGATAAAAAATTATCAAACATTGTTTTTATGGGTATGGGGGAGCCTTTGCTCAACTATAAAAATGTACTAAGAGCCATTGAAAAAATAACTGCTCCTGATGGATTTGGAATGAGCCCTAAACGTATTACCGTTTCTACAGCGGGTGTGGCAAAGATGATCAAGCAACTGGGAGATGATGGCGTGAAATTCAATTTAGCCTTATCACTTCATGCAGCCAACGACAAGAAACGAAATGAAATAATGCCTATCAATGAAACAAACAATATTGCTGAATTGGTAGATGCTTTGAATTATTTCTACGAAAAAACAAAGAACGATATCACACTGGAATATATTCTTTTAAAGGGTGTTAACGACACTATTGAAGATGCAGATGACCTGATCAAGATCTATAGAAAAGTGCCTACACATTTGGTTAATGTGATAGAATACAATTCTATCGAAGGCGAAAAGTTTGTAAAACCAGATGAAGACACTACACAAAGCTTTACCGATCATCTGGCTAAGAACAGAGTCAATGTAAGAGTAAGACGTAGTCGTGGCAAGGACATCGATGCCGCCTGCGGACAATTAGCCAACAAGGGTAAATAACAAAAATTTTTCTTTAAAAATAATTTTAGGTTCATAGTTAAACTATGAACCTATGTTATCGTCTATATACCTGAACAAAAAAAATATTGAAAATGAAAAAGATATTATTAAGCTTATTTGCATTTGCTGCTATTACATTATCAGCTAACGCTCAACAGGAAGGCAGAAAAATGATGAAGGGTGTAGATCGTCATCACGAAAAAAACAACAAACAAATGATGATGAAAGAATTGAATCTTTCTGATACGCAACAACAACAAATGAAAGCTAATCGTGAAGCGTTCAAAAAGCAAATGCAGGAATTGAACAAAAATGAAAACATTACTGTAAAAGAGCAACGTGACAGAAAAGAAGCATTGAAAAAAGAGCAGAAAGCTAAAATGATGGCAATATTGACTCCCGATCAGAAAGCTAAAATGGAACAGATGAAGAAAGATAAGCAGGCTCAACGTGAATTGAAATTTGCACAAAAAATGGAGAAAATGAGAACCAATCTTGGTCTTTCGGACGATCAATTTGCTAAAATAAAGGCAGAAAGAACTGCTAATCATGCTAAAATGCAGGCGATCAGAGATAATGAAAAACTTAGTCGTACAGAAAGAAAAGAGCAATTAATGGCACTGAAAGAACAAAACAAAGAAAGCATCAAAAAATACCTTACTCCTGAACAGATAAAGAAAATGGAAGAAATGAAGCAGCATAAAGGCAAAAAGACAGTAAGATAATATTCTCTATGATCTCAGATAAAAAGGCGAATCCTCATGGTTCGCCTTTTTTGTTTTACCTTTATACCTCACTACTGTTGAAAAAACAGCAAACTACTACAACCATGAGCAATCAGCATTTCCAAAAATTTGCCAAGAAGAAAAAGAACAGCGCCATAAAGGAAGAGTTCAAACAAGCAAAAAAGAAAGCAAAAAAAGAACGTGCCGCAGCTATTAATCAACGCTTTGAAGAAAAGAGAAGAATGAAGGCTGAAGGTCGTTTACCTACTAACCAAAACCTGCATCCTAAGGAAGCTAAAGTAGCTGTTAGCAAACCAAAAGCTGCCGGAGTTGCATCACCTGTAAAAACAGCAGATAAAGAAAATAAAGAGGTAGCCGTAAAAAAATTCGCTGAAATGCCTTTGAATAAATTCTTGGCTCATTGTGGCGTATGCAGTCGCAGAGACGCTGTGGAGATAGTTAAAGGAGGAAAAATAAAAGTAAATGGCAACGTTATACTTGAACCTGCTTTTAAAGTTACGGAGAAAGACGAGGTGATCTTTAACGGAAAAAAATTATTCATTGCTAAAAACCTGGTATACATCTTACTAAATAAACCGAAAGATTATATCACTACAACCGATGATCCTCAGGGAAGAAAAACTGTTTTGCAATTGGTAAAACAAGCTACTACTGAAAGGATATACCCTGTTGGAAGATTAGATAGAAATACTTCTGGTGTCTTATTATTAACGAATGATGGTGAACTTACGCAAAAGTTATCTCACCCTAGTTATAATATCACAAAACTATATGAAGCTAAATTAGATAAGCCTTTATTAAAAGCCGATTTCGACAAGATCTTAACAGGTATAAAATTAGAAGATGGTGAAATCAAAGCCGACTCTCTTGGTTATGTAGACCCAAAAGATAAATCGGTAATTGGCATTGAAATACATAGTGGTCGTAATCGTGTTGTCCGCAGGATCTTTGAGAGTATGGGCTATGATGTAAAAGGATTAGACAGGGTGATGTATGCCACATTAACAAAGAAGAATGTAGACAGAGGTAAATGGCGTTATCTCAGCGAAAAAGAAGTTCGTCTGCTTAAATATTTAAATGCATCGCTTAAGAAAGCAACTCCGAAAGACAAAAAAAAGCCTGCTGATAAATAATGGAACCGCTAAGAACTACTAAATCTTTTAAGGGGATATCAGACATCACTATTTTTGAGAATGAAGATTTTGTTATCCTCAATAAACCGGCCGGCGTATTGTCAATACCCGACAGAACCCAATCAGAGCCATCGTTAAAAGATATGCTGATTGAAAAATACGGCAGCATCCTTACCGTTCATCGACTTGACAGAGAAACAAGCGGTATTATTTTATTTGCCAAAAATGAAACGGCTCACAAATATTTTTCTAAGCAGTTTGAAGAACGAGGTGTAGAAAAATTCTATATGGGCCTTGTACACGGAACCCCCATTCATAAAACCGGTACAATTGATGCCGCTATCATGGAGAACCCAGTTTTCAAAGGACAAATGGTGATCAATAAAAAAGGGAAACCTTCTGTAACAGATTATGAAGTAATTGAAGAATTGGGAAAATACAGTTTAGTCAAATTCCAAATTCATACAGGACGTACTCATCAAATTAGAGTACATGCAAAAAATATTGGCCATCCCATTGTTTGCGACCCCTTATATGGCGATGGAAAGCCCGTATTACTTTCTTCTTTCAAAAAGAAATTCAAACTAAGTAAACATGATGAAGAAGAAAGACCAATTCTTAACAGGGTTGCGCTACACTCCTACCAGTTAAAATTTAAAGATGCGGCAGGCAAACCGTTTGATCTTACTGCCGAATTGCCAAAAGACATCAGAGCACTGATGCAACAATTAAAAAAAATACATTAATTTTTTTTGTTGTTAAGGATCAGATACTTCGCTGTTTCGTAATAAGCGCTTGTCAATTCACTAAGGTAGTTTTTCATGCTGTCTGTTTCTGCAGATGGTTGTATCGGTTCATTATTAAGAACTGATACAAAAATTTGTTTTCCTGATTGTAAATTTGTTTGAAAACAATATTGATCAGTAACAACACCTATTGTCTTTAGGTCATGATCCATCACAAAAGCACATTTATTGGTTGCCGCAACAGTGTCAATTATATTTCTTCCCAACGCATTATTGGTGTAAGGAATTCTTAGCATAGTTGCAATGGTTGGAAAAATATCAATTTGTGAACAAATGCTGTTTACCCATTTAGGTTGTATCAATTTGGGTGCATAAAATAATAATGGCACATGTTCACCGGTAAGCCGCTGATTGGTCCAGCTTTTTGGGTATATATTATCTGCATTCCCATTAATTCCGTGATCACCAACAAAAATAAAAATGGTATTGTCAAAATATTTCTCCTTTTTAGCTGCTTCGATAAATTGTTGATAGCTAAAATCAGTATACCTGAATGCATTCATTTCTTCCTCACTTTCAAAGCCGTATTTTTTTATAGAATCTTTAGGAAAAGACACTTTTTTAAATACTGCCTGATCTTCTGAAGGAATGGTATATGGACGATGATTATCTGCTGTCTGAATGATAGCAAAAAAAGGCATCTTCTTTTCTGCCAACGTCTTATTGGCCTCTAAGAATAAATTCTTATCGCTTATTCCCCAAACATCTATTTTTTTTGCTTTAAAATCATCCTGACTATAAATACGTAACCCCTCAATATTATTTTTTAATAATCCCTGAATATTTGCCCAGGTAGGATCCCCTCCTAAAAAATAAAATTTATCATACCCTTTAAAATCATTGATGATCACACGCTGATCTACAGCAGCTGGGTTTCTACTTGCCGTTTGTTTACTGGAACCTAATACATCCGGCAAGCCTGTAATCGTTGCCCACACGCCTCTTGCAGTTCCGTATGCCGGAGTAAAACATCTATCAAAAAAGATCCCGTTCTTACACAATTGATTAAAATAGGGAGTAGTATTTAAAGGATTGCCACTCATACTACTTTTATACATGCTGAAACTTTCGCAGATCACTAATACCACATTTGGTTTATTAACCAATGAATCGTTGAAAGAATAATATCTTTTGTAATTCAATTTGTTGCTATCCGGTTGCTGTACTCCCATATAGGCAGACATAAACGGATAATGCCTTCTAACTTTTTTTACATCAATTTGCAGATCAGAAAACTTTAGTGTACTCACAAAACTTTCAAATGGGTTCAATGCAAGATTTGCTTTAAAATCATCACTTAAAGTAAATGCATCACTCCATCTTAACGGGAACTGACCGATCTTACCAAAAATACCCAACCCTAAAAGTAAAAAAAACACTAGCTTATATAACCATGCTCTCTTTACAACTGCTGCATCCTCCTGCACATATTTGGCCAATCTCTTTCTAAAAAATATTGCTGCAACAAATACAAGTACTATGAAACCTATTAAAAAACTTATTATCGGGTACGACTGCCAGGCCATTGTTGCAGAAATTCCTGCATCTTCTGTATAACTCAAAATATTTGCGTTTAATCGTTGATGTAAGTAATCATAATAATAATGATCAGCTGCATAAAAAATGATCAAAATTGCAAATACAACAGTCAGTAAAATATTCCAAATTCTTTTGGCATACATCTTTTTGAAAGGATTGATCCATGGAATGCTACATAAAAGAAATATAGAAAGGGCTAATATGCAAATCGACTTCAGATCAAATCGTAGACCCATTAAAAAGGTTCCTCCGGAAAATGCTTTTTTGGGAGGATTGAACTGAAAATAAAAAAGGAGCCTTAATACACTCATTACAACCAAGAAACTTATCATCACACTTATTATCCAGCGGATCAAACGAGGTATTTTACTATAAAACTGCATAGCAATTATTTAATGTGTGGCAAAGTTAGATTAATTATTTTTGCTAAAATCACTACTGCAACATGCACACTTTAATTGAATGGGATAAGCAATTTTTTCACCTGATCAATAGTAAATGGCACAATTCCGCGATGGATTGGCTAATGCCCTTGTTGCGAAACAGCGTAATGTGGTATCCTTTTTATTTATTTTTACTTTTATTGATCATTGTAAATTTTAAAAAAAACGTTTGGTGGTGGATTGGTATAGGCACGTTAACCGTCATTTTAAGCAATTATGTCAGCAGCAACTTGATTAAAGAAAATATCTATCGACTAAGGCCATGCAACGACCCTTCAATTGCAAGCTGGGTAAGGGTTTTGGTTGGTTACAGACCTCAAAGTTCAAGTTTTACTTCTTCGCATGCTGCTAATCATTTTGCATTAGCTATGTATTTATACCTTAGTTTAAAACCATATTCTCCCAAATGGGTGTCCATTTTATTCTTCATTTGGGCCTTTGCTATTTCATATGCACAGGTGTATGTAGGTGTACATTATCCACTTGATGTGGCCGGAGGTGCTATAATTGGAATACTTATCGGATATTTGTCAGGAAAATCGTTCAACAAACAATTCGGTTTGGAATAACTTATCATGACAGAAGTTTTTATATTATTACTGCTTATTATTGTTAACGGGCTTTTTGTGATGAGTGAGATAGCGCTGGTTAGTGCCAGAAAATCCAGGCTGGAATCAATGGCCAATAAAGGTGATCTCAAAGCAAAAAAAGCATTAGAATTAGCTGAGAATCCCGAAGTTTTTTTATCCGCAGCTCAAATAGGCATTACGTTGATCGCAATTGTAACGGGTTTGTATTCGGGAGAAAAATTCAGTGATGACCTGAGGCCATATGTAGAAAAATTCGATTCACTGAGACCATATGCCTCTACTCTCTCCACCACTATCATTGTTATCATCGTAACTTTTCTATCAATCATTTTTGGAGAACTAATGCCAAAAAGATTGGGTATGATGCAAGCAGAAAAGATTGCAAGATTAGTTGCTGGGCCGATGGATCTTTTTTCAAAACTCACCGGCCCCATCGTTTGGCTCTTGACAACGATCAGTGGCTTTTTGTTCCGATTATTTAATGTAAAAAAATCTCCGGACAGTGCGGTAACGGAAGAGGAGATCAAAGCCATGATAACCGAAGGAAGTGAACATGGAACAATTGAAGAAGAAGAAAAGGAAATTATTGAAAGGGTCTTTCATCTGGGTGATAGAAACATTACATCGTTGATGACACACCGAACAGATATTGAATGGTTTGATATTGATGATACTGTACAAACTGTAAAAGATAAATTTGATGCAATCACCTATTCAACTTATCCTGTTTGTGAAAAACAAGTTGATGATATTAAGGGACTCATTTATATAAAAGATCTGTTAAAAGCTGAAGCAAATACACCATTGAAAGATCTAATTAAACCTGCATTGTTTGTTCCTGAAAATAATAATCCGTACCAGCTCTTAGAAAAAATAAAAGAAACAAAAATTCACAGTTGTTTTATTGTAAATGAATATGGTACATTGGAAGGTTTGATTACCCTCAACGATATTTTAGAGGCCATTGTTGGTGACGTACCGCAAACCGGACAGGACGAATACGAAGTAGTAGAGAGAGCTGACGGCACTTATCTGGTAGATGCACAAATACCATTTTATGATTTCCTTAGCCGTTTTGAAAAAACAGAATGGATGAACGAAGGCGAGCATGAATTTGATACCCTTGCAGGATTTGTATTACATGAATTAGAACATATCCCCACCACAGGCGAAACATTTGATTGGCGTGGCTTTCAATTTGAAATAATTGATATGGATAGCCAACGGATCGACAAACTCCTTGTTAAGATCTCCGAAGAAATTAAAGACAATATGGATGAAGAGTAATTAATTTTTTAATTATCTTCAATATCGGTCTTGGAAAATCAGCAACTAATATACTGTGAGGTAATCTTAATACCCCTTGCATGCAATATTGTTGCTTTTACATTCACTTCTTTGTAAATAATTTTATGAAAAAAATACTCATTGCAAACTTATGTTTGCTTCTTGCATTTTCAGCAAGGGCTCAATACAATTACCCTGCTACCAAAACTGTTGACAGTAGCGACACCTGGCACGGAATTACTGTTCATGACCCTTACCGTTGGTTGGAAAATTTAAAAGATTCTTCCGTGACCAAATGGTTTAAAGAACAATCGGATTATACCAACAGCATTGTAGACAATTTGCCGCAAACAGATGAGCTGTATAAGCAAATGCTGATGCTGGACTCTATACAACCTGACAAAATTTATAAAATCCGTCAGGTAGGAAAAACACTTTTTTATTTTAACCTCAAATTAGGAGAACCTAAAGCAAAACTATTTAAAAGAAACGGAGAGTTCGGTAAAGAAGAATTAGTTGCTGAACCTGCTATGTGGGGCAACAACTATAACATAGCAGATTATTATATTGAACCATTTCAAAAATACCTCGCTATCAGTGCAGGAGAAGGTG
It contains:
- a CDS encoding phosphatase PAP2 family protein produces the protein MHTLIEWDKQFFHLINSKWHNSAMDWLMPLLRNSVMWYPFYLFLLLLIIVNFKKNVWWWIGIGTLTVILSNYVSSNLIKENIYRLRPCNDPSIASWVRVLVGYRPQSSSFTSSHAANHFALAMYLYLSLKPYSPKWVSILFFIWAFAISYAQVYVGVHYPLDVAGGAIIGILIGYLSGKSFNKQFGLE
- a CDS encoding pseudouridine synthase codes for the protein MISDKKANPHGSPFLFYLYTSLLLKKQQTTTTMSNQHFQKFAKKKKNSAIKEEFKQAKKKAKKERAAAINQRFEEKRRMKAEGRLPTNQNLHPKEAKVAVSKPKAAGVASPVKTADKENKEVAVKKFAEMPLNKFLAHCGVCSRRDAVEIVKGGKIKVNGNVILEPAFKVTEKDEVIFNGKKLFIAKNLVYILLNKPKDYITTTDDPQGRKTVLQLVKQATTERIYPVGRLDRNTSGVLLLTNDGELTQKLSHPSYNITKLYEAKLDKPLLKADFDKILTGIKLEDGEIKADSLGYVDPKDKSVIGIEIHSGRNRVVRRIFESMGYDVKGLDRVMYATLTKKNVDRGKWRYLSEKEVRLLKYLNASLKKATPKDKKKPADK
- a CDS encoding RluA family pseudouridine synthase yields the protein MEPLRTTKSFKGISDITIFENEDFVILNKPAGVLSIPDRTQSEPSLKDMLIEKYGSILTVHRLDRETSGIILFAKNETAHKYFSKQFEERGVEKFYMGLVHGTPIHKTGTIDAAIMENPVFKGQMVINKKGKPSVTDYEVIEELGKYSLVKFQIHTGRTHQIRVHAKNIGHPIVCDPLYGDGKPVLLSSFKKKFKLSKHDEEERPILNRVALHSYQLKFKDAAGKPFDLTAELPKDIRALMQQLKKIH
- a CDS encoding LTA synthase family protein; the protein is MQFYSKIPRLIRWIISVMISFLVVMSVLRLLFYFQFNPPKKAFSGGTFLMGLRFDLKSICILALSIFLLCSIPWINPFKKMYAKRIWNILLTVVFAILIIFYAADHYYYDYLHQRLNANILSYTEDAGISATMAWQSYPIISFLIGFIVLVFVAAIFFRKRLAKYVQEDAAVVKRAWLYKLVFFLLLGLGIFGKIGQFPLRWSDAFTLSDDFKANLALNPFESFVSTLKFSDLQIDVKKVRRHYPFMSAYMGVQQPDSNKLNYKRYYSFNDSLVNKPNVVLVICESFSMYKSSMSGNPLNTTPYFNQLCKNGIFFDRCFTPAYGTARGVWATITGLPDVLGSSKQTASRNPAAVDQRVIINDFKGYDKFYFLGGDPTWANIQGLLKNNIEGLRIYSQDDFKAKKIDVWGISDKNLFLEANKTLAEKKMPFFAIIQTADNHRPYTIPSEDQAVFKKVSFPKDSIKKYGFESEEEMNAFRYTDFSYQQFIEAAKKEKYFDNTIFIFVGDHGINGNADNIYPKSWTNQRLTGEHVPLLFYAPKLIQPKWVNSICSQIDIFPTIATMLRIPYTNNALGRNIIDTVAATNKCAFVMDHDLKTIGVVTDQYCFQTNLQSGKQIFVSVLNNEPIQPSAETDSMKNYLSELTSAYYETAKYLILNNKKN
- the rlmN gene encoding 23S rRNA (adenine(2503)-C(2))-methyltransferase RlmN; this translates as MKTAVKPNIRHFSLPELKEYFEKMGDKKFRAIQVYDWLWKVNVQSFDEMTNLSKELRLTLAEKFTLTPLKVNATQFSSDGTIKSRFITVDGHMIEGVLIPTEKRNTACISSQIGCSLSCKFCATGKMERKRNLDFDEIYSQVTLINQQSEKTFDKKLSNIVFMGMGEPLLNYKNVLRAIEKITAPDGFGMSPKRITVSTAGVAKMIKQLGDDGVKFNLALSLHAANDKKRNEIMPINETNNIAELVDALNYFYEKTKNDITLEYILLKGVNDTIEDADDLIKIYRKVPTHLVNVIEYNSIEGEKFVKPDEDTTQSFTDHLAKNRVNVRVRRSRGKDIDAACGQLANKGK
- the hisS gene encoding histidine--tRNA ligase — protein: MSKPSIPQGTRDFDATVLRKRNYIFSAIKNVFEKYAFEPLETPAMENLDTLMGKYGEEGDRLIFKILNNGLSDPKNIDKAKIGFEKLLEGKSSNELTERALKYDLTIPFARYVAMNIGKLTFPYKRYQIQPVWRADRPQKGRYREFTQCDADIVGSHSLLIEVELANIYHEAFVQLGIKNYELKINSRKILSALAKLCGGADKMTDITVAIDKIDKIGIDKVKIELSERGLTQEQIDTVEKYLNISGSNDEKIAQAIALFGDSAEANRGLEEITNVVKKATDANITVDFSLARGLNYYTGIIFEAKAPAEVSIGSIGGGGRYDDLTSLFGVKESMPGVGISFGVDRIYDVMEELNLFPENIGKSVKAIFFNMGEQEANFSFGIMQQLRSKGIACELFYESAKISKQFSYAEKKNIEYAVIIGSKEIEQNYCQVKQLATGVQELVILDNLFDYLSTK
- a CDS encoding hemolysin family protein, whose product is MTEVFILLLLIIVNGLFVMSEIALVSARKSRLESMANKGDLKAKKALELAENPEVFLSAAQIGITLIAIVTGLYSGEKFSDDLRPYVEKFDSLRPYASTLSTTIIVIIVTFLSIIFGELMPKRLGMMQAEKIARLVAGPMDLFSKLTGPIVWLLTTISGFLFRLFNVKKSPDSAVTEEEIKAMITEGSEHGTIEEEEKEIIERVFHLGDRNITSLMTHRTDIEWFDIDDTVQTVKDKFDAITYSTYPVCEKQVDDIKGLIYIKDLLKAEANTPLKDLIKPALFVPENNNPYQLLEKIKETKIHSCFIVNEYGTLEGLITLNDILEAIVGDVPQTGQDEYEVVERADGTYLVDAQIPFYDFLSRFEKTEWMNEGEHEFDTLAGFVLHELEHIPTTGETFDWRGFQFEIIDMDSQRIDKLLVKISEEIKDNMDEE